From the genome of Neomonachus schauinslandi chromosome 5, ASM220157v2, whole genome shotgun sequence, one region includes:
- the ATP5MF gene encoding ATP synthase subunit f, mitochondrial isoform X1 has protein sequence MASVVPVKEKKLMDVKLGELPSWILMRDFTPKGIAGAFQRGYYRYYNKYVNVKKGGVAGISMVLAAYVLFNYCRCYKELSECLSGRLALWGCSLLGGTGSLSGLQVPHSMAAEKLGGTYENVVQRMLF, from the exons ATGGCGTCAGTCG TACCAGTGAAAGAGAAGAAGCTCATGGATGTGAAACTGGGAGAGCTGCCCAGCTGGATACTGATGCGGGATTTCACCCCCAAGGGCATTGCTGGAGCATTTCAAAGAG GTTACTACCGGTATTACAACAAGTATGTCAATGTGAAGAAAGGGGGCGTTGCTGGGATTTCTATGGTGCTGGCAGCTTATGTGCTTTTCAACTACTGTCGTTGTTACAAGGAACTCAGTGAGTGTCTCTCTGGTCGCCTTGCCCTCTGGGGTTGCTCATTGCTGGGTGGGACTGGTTCCCTGTCAGGTTTACAAGTCCCTCATTCTATGGCAGCTGAAAAATTGGGAGGGACTTATGAGAATGTAGTACAGAGGATGctattttaa
- the ATP5MF gene encoding ATP synthase subunit f, mitochondrial isoform X2: MASVVPVKEKKLMDVKLGELPSWILMRDFTPKGIAGAFQRGYYRYYNKYVNVKKGGVAGISMVLAAYVLFNYCRCYKELKHERLRKYH, encoded by the exons ATGGCGTCAGTCG TACCAGTGAAAGAGAAGAAGCTCATGGATGTGAAACTGGGAGAGCTGCCCAGCTGGATACTGATGCGGGATTTCACCCCCAAGGGCATTGCTGGAGCATTTCAAAGAG GTTACTACCGGTATTACAACAAGTATGTCAATGTGAAGAAAGGGGGCGTTGCTGGGATTTCTATGGTGCTGGCAGCTTATGTGCTTTTCAACTACTGTCGTTGTTACAAGGAACTCA AACATGAGCGGCTACGCAAGTACCACTGA
- the ATP5MF gene encoding ATP synthase subunit f, mitochondrial isoform X4, producing the protein MASVVPVKEKKLMDVKLGELPSWILMRDFTPKGIAGAFQREHERLRKYH; encoded by the exons ATGGCGTCAGTCG TACCAGTGAAAGAGAAGAAGCTCATGGATGTGAAACTGGGAGAGCTGCCCAGCTGGATACTGATGCGGGATTTCACCCCCAAGGGCATTGCTGGAGCATTTCAAAGAG AACATGAGCGGCTACGCAAGTACCACTGA
- the ATP5MF gene encoding ATP synthase subunit f, mitochondrial isoform X3, with amino-acid sequence MASVGECPSPVPVKEKKLMDVKLGELPSWILMRDFTPKGIAGAFQRGYYRYYNKYVNVKKGGVAGISMVLAAYVLFNYCRCYKELKHERLRKYH; translated from the exons ATGGCGTCAGTCGGTGA gtgcccctcac cagTACCAGTGAAAGAGAAGAAGCTCATGGATGTGAAACTGGGAGAGCTGCCCAGCTGGATACTGATGCGGGATTTCACCCCCAAGGGCATTGCTGGAGCATTTCAAAGAG GTTACTACCGGTATTACAACAAGTATGTCAATGTGAAGAAAGGGGGCGTTGCTGGGATTTCTATGGTGCTGGCAGCTTATGTGCTTTTCAACTACTGTCGTTGTTACAAGGAACTCA AACATGAGCGGCTACGCAAGTACCACTGA
- the ATP5MF gene encoding ATP synthase subunit f, mitochondrial isoform X5, with product MASVGECPSPVPVKEKKLMDVKLGELPSWILMRDFTPKGIAGAFQREHERLRKYH from the exons ATGGCGTCAGTCGGTGA gtgcccctcac cagTACCAGTGAAAGAGAAGAAGCTCATGGATGTGAAACTGGGAGAGCTGCCCAGCTGGATACTGATGCGGGATTTCACCCCCAAGGGCATTGCTGGAGCATTTCAAAGAG AACATGAGCGGCTACGCAAGTACCACTGA
- the CPSF4 gene encoding cleavage and polyadenylation specificity factor subunit 4 isoform X1: MQEIIASVDHIKFDLEIAVEQQLGAQPLPFPGMDKSGAAVCEFFLKAACGKGGMCPFRHISGEKTVVCKHWLRGLCKKGDQCEFLHEYDMTKMPECYFYSKFGECSNKECPFLHIDPESKIKDCPWYDRGFCKHGPLCRHRHTRRVICVNYLVGFCPEGPSCKFMHPRFELPMGTTEQPPLPQQTQPPTKQSNNPPLQRSSSLIQLTSQNSSPNQQRAPQVIGVMQSQNSSAGNRGPRPLEQVTCYKCGEKGHYANRCTKGHLAFLSGQ; the protein is encoded by the exons atgcAGGAAATCATCGCCAGCGTGGACCACATCAAGTTCGACTTGGAGATCGCAGTGGAGCAGCAGCTCGGCGCACAGCCGCTGCCCTTCCCCGGCATGGACA AGTCGGGGGCTGCTGTCTGTGAATTCTTTTTGAAAGCTGCCTGTGGTAAAG GGGGCATGTGTCCATTCCGCCACATCAGTGGCGAGAAGACCGTTGTGTGCAAACACTGGCTGCGCGGGCTGTGCAAGAAGGGGGACCAGTGCGAGTTCCTGCACGAGTACGACATGACCAAGATGCCCGAGTGCTACTTCTACTCCAAGTTCG GGGAATGCAGCAACAAGGAGTGCCCCTTCCTGCACATCGACCccgagtccaagatcaaggactGCCCTTGGTACGACCGTGGCTTCTGCAAGCATG GTCCCCTCTGCAGGCACCGACACACGCGGAGAGTCATCTGTGTGAATTACCTCGTGGGATTCTGCCCGGAGGGGCCCTCCTGTAAATTCATGCA CCCTCGATTTGAACTGCCAATGGGAACCACCGAGCAGCCCCCACTGCCACAGCAGACGCAGCCTCCGACAAAG CAAAGTAACAATCCGCCATTACAAAGGTCGTCCTCCTTGATCCAGTTAACGAGTCAGAACTCTTCTCCCAATCAGCAGAGAGCCCCGCAGGTCATCGGGGTCATGCAGAGTCAAAACAGCAGCGCAGGCAACCGGGGACCCCGGCCGCTGGAGCAGGTCACCTGTTACAAG TGTGGCGAGAAAGGACACTACGCCAACAGATGCACCAAAGGGCACTTGGCCTTTCTCAGTGGACAGTGA
- the CPSF4 gene encoding cleavage and polyadenylation specificity factor subunit 4 isoform X2: protein MQEIIASVDHIKFDLEIAVEQQLGAQPLPFPGMDKSGAAVCEFFLKAACGKGGMCPFRHISGEKTVVCKHWLRGLCKKGDQCEFLHEYDMTKMPECYFYSKFGECSNKECPFLHIDPESKIKDCPWYDRGFCKHGPLCRHRHTRRVICVNYLVGFCPEGPSCKFMHPRFELPMGTTEQPPLPQQTQPPTKQRAPQVIGVMQSQNSSAGNRGPRPLEQVTCYKCGEKGHYANRCTKGHLAFLSGQ, encoded by the exons atgcAGGAAATCATCGCCAGCGTGGACCACATCAAGTTCGACTTGGAGATCGCAGTGGAGCAGCAGCTCGGCGCACAGCCGCTGCCCTTCCCCGGCATGGACA AGTCGGGGGCTGCTGTCTGTGAATTCTTTTTGAAAGCTGCCTGTGGTAAAG GGGGCATGTGTCCATTCCGCCACATCAGTGGCGAGAAGACCGTTGTGTGCAAACACTGGCTGCGCGGGCTGTGCAAGAAGGGGGACCAGTGCGAGTTCCTGCACGAGTACGACATGACCAAGATGCCCGAGTGCTACTTCTACTCCAAGTTCG GGGAATGCAGCAACAAGGAGTGCCCCTTCCTGCACATCGACCccgagtccaagatcaaggactGCCCTTGGTACGACCGTGGCTTCTGCAAGCATG GTCCCCTCTGCAGGCACCGACACACGCGGAGAGTCATCTGTGTGAATTACCTCGTGGGATTCTGCCCGGAGGGGCCCTCCTGTAAATTCATGCA CCCTCGATTTGAACTGCCAATGGGAACCACCGAGCAGCCCCCACTGCCACAGCAGACGCAGCCTCCGACAAAG CAGAGAGCCCCGCAGGTCATCGGGGTCATGCAGAGTCAAAACAGCAGCGCAGGCAACCGGGGACCCCGGCCGCTGGAGCAGGTCACCTGTTACAAG TGTGGCGAGAAAGGACACTACGCCAACAGATGCACCAAAGGGCACTTGGCCTTTCTCAGTGGACAGTGA
- the CPSF4 gene encoding cleavage and polyadenylation specificity factor subunit 4 isoform X3: MQEIIASVDHIKFDLEIAVEQQLGAQPLPFPGMDKSGAAVCEFFLKAACGKGGMCPFRHISGEKTVVCKHWLRGLCKKGDQCEFLHEYDMTKMPECYFYSKFGECSNKECPFLHIDPESKIKDCPWYDRGFCKHGPLCRHRHTRRVICVNYLVGFCPEGPSCKFMHPRFELPMGTTEQPPLPQQTQPPTKRAPQVIGVMQSQNSSAGNRGPRPLEQVTCYKCGEKGHYANRCTKGHLAFLSGQ; encoded by the exons atgcAGGAAATCATCGCCAGCGTGGACCACATCAAGTTCGACTTGGAGATCGCAGTGGAGCAGCAGCTCGGCGCACAGCCGCTGCCCTTCCCCGGCATGGACA AGTCGGGGGCTGCTGTCTGTGAATTCTTTTTGAAAGCTGCCTGTGGTAAAG GGGGCATGTGTCCATTCCGCCACATCAGTGGCGAGAAGACCGTTGTGTGCAAACACTGGCTGCGCGGGCTGTGCAAGAAGGGGGACCAGTGCGAGTTCCTGCACGAGTACGACATGACCAAGATGCCCGAGTGCTACTTCTACTCCAAGTTCG GGGAATGCAGCAACAAGGAGTGCCCCTTCCTGCACATCGACCccgagtccaagatcaaggactGCCCTTGGTACGACCGTGGCTTCTGCAAGCATG GTCCCCTCTGCAGGCACCGACACACGCGGAGAGTCATCTGTGTGAATTACCTCGTGGGATTCTGCCCGGAGGGGCCCTCCTGTAAATTCATGCA CCCTCGATTTGAACTGCCAATGGGAACCACCGAGCAGCCCCCACTGCCACAGCAGACGCAGCCTCCGACAAAG AGAGCCCCGCAGGTCATCGGGGTCATGCAGAGTCAAAACAGCAGCGCAGGCAACCGGGGACCCCGGCCGCTGGAGCAGGTCACCTGTTACAAG TGTGGCGAGAAAGGACACTACGCCAACAGATGCACCAAAGGGCACTTGGCCTTTCTCAGTGGACAGTGA
- the CPSF4 gene encoding cleavage and polyadenylation specificity factor subunit 4 isoform X4 — translation MVEPESGAAVCEFFLKAACGKGGMCPFRHISGEKTVVCKHWLRGLCKKGDQCEFLHEYDMTKMPECYFYSKFGECSNKECPFLHIDPESKIKDCPWYDRGFCKHGPLCRHRHTRRVICVNYLVGFCPEGPSCKFMHPRFELPMGTTEQPPLPQQTQPPTKQRAPQVIGVMQSQNSSAGNRGPRPLEQVTCYKCGEKGHYANRCTKGHLAFLSGQ, via the exons ATGGTGGAGCCAG AGTCGGGGGCTGCTGTCTGTGAATTCTTTTTGAAAGCTGCCTGTGGTAAAG GGGGCATGTGTCCATTCCGCCACATCAGTGGCGAGAAGACCGTTGTGTGCAAACACTGGCTGCGCGGGCTGTGCAAGAAGGGGGACCAGTGCGAGTTCCTGCACGAGTACGACATGACCAAGATGCCCGAGTGCTACTTCTACTCCAAGTTCG GGGAATGCAGCAACAAGGAGTGCCCCTTCCTGCACATCGACCccgagtccaagatcaaggactGCCCTTGGTACGACCGTGGCTTCTGCAAGCATG GTCCCCTCTGCAGGCACCGACACACGCGGAGAGTCATCTGTGTGAATTACCTCGTGGGATTCTGCCCGGAGGGGCCCTCCTGTAAATTCATGCA CCCTCGATTTGAACTGCCAATGGGAACCACCGAGCAGCCCCCACTGCCACAGCAGACGCAGCCTCCGACAAAG CAGAGAGCCCCGCAGGTCATCGGGGTCATGCAGAGTCAAAACAGCAGCGCAGGCAACCGGGGACCCCGGCCGCTGGAGCAGGTCACCTGTTACAAG TGTGGCGAGAAAGGACACTACGCCAACAGATGCACCAAAGGGCACTTGGCCTTTCTCAGTGGACAGTGA